A stretch of DNA from Methylobacterium sp. CB376:
GAGGGGCTAGCCGCCCCTCACTGCCGGAACGGGAAGTTGAAGTGCTTGAGCAGGGCGCGGGCCTCGGCATCGGTCTTCGCCGTCGTGGTGACGACGATGTCCATGCCCCAGGCGTTCTGCGCCTTGTCGTAGTTGATCTCCGGGAACACGAGGTGCTCGCGAAGGCCGAGCGCGTAGTTGCCGCGCCCGTCGAAGGATTTCGGGTTCAGGCCGCGGAAATCGCGCACGCGCGGCAGCGCGATGGTGATCAGGCGGTCCATGAACTCGTACATGCGCTGGCGGCGCAGGGTGACCTTGCAGCCGATCGGCATGTTCTCGCGCACCTTGAAGGTCGCGATGGCCTTGCGGGCCCGGGTGATGACCGGCTTCTGGCCGGCGATCAGGCCGAGATCCTCGGCCGCCACGGTCGCCTTCTTGGAATCCTGGGTCGACTCCCCGACGCCCATGTTGATCGTGATCTTCTCGATCGTGGGCACCTGCATGGGGTTCGTGTAGCCGAACTCCTGGATCATCTTCGCACGCACGACCTCGTCGTAGTGCTTCCGCAGTCGCGGCGTGTAGCCGTCCTTGCGCGCCTCAGCCATCGATCAGATCTCCCGAGCGCTTCGCGAAGCGCACCTTGCGCCCGTCCTCCAGGATGCGGAACCCGACCCGGGTCGGCTTGCCGTCCTTGGGGTCGGCGACCGCGAGGTTCGACAGGTCGATCGCGGCCTCCTTCGAGATGATGCCGCCCTCCTGCGTCTGGGTCTGGCGCTGGTGGCGCTTCACCAGGTTCACCCCGCGGACCAGCGCGCGGTTCTCCTTCGGCATCACCTGGATCACTTCGCCGGTGCGGCCCTTGTCGCGCCCGGTCAGGACGACGACCTTGTCGCCCTTCTTCACCTTGGCGGCCATCACAGCACCTCCGGGGCGAGCGAGATAATCTTCATGTGGTTGCGCGCGCGCAGCTCGCGCGGCACCGGTCCGAAGATGCGGGTCCCGATCGGCTCCTTCTGGTTGTTGATCAGCACGGCCGCGTTGCGGTCGAAGCGGATCACCGACCCGTCCGGACGGCGCACGTCCTTGGCGGTGCGCACGACGACGGCCTTCATGACGTCGCCCTTCTTGACGCGCCCGCGCGGAATCGCCTCCTTCACCGACACCACGATGATGTCGCCGACGCCGGCGTATTTCCGCTTGGATCCGCCGAGCACCTTGATGCACATCACGCGACGCGCACCGGAATTGTCGGCGACGTCCAGATTCGTTTGCATCTGGATCACGGCCCAACACCCTTTCCTTGTTTCAGGCAGGTCTCCGCGGCGCGGCATGCGGCGCGGACGGCAGCCTGATGGGGATCTGACGTCCCCGCCATTGAAACGACCGCGCTGCGGCATCGGGGCCGGCGCGGTCAACGATCGCGACGATGGGCGCGAACACCCGGTCAGCTGTCGTGGAGGCCGGTCGGTTACACCGGATCGGCCCCGATGGCAAGCGGCAATCCGGTGCCGGCGCGAGGTGCCCGCTCCCCCGCGGGGGGAGCGGCGCCGCGCCTCACGCCTCGGTGGCCGCCACGTCCCGCGCCTCGCCCTCGACCAGCCGCCAGGTCTTGAGCTTGGAGAACGGCCGCGACTCCTCGATGAACACCGTCTGGCCGACCTTGGCCGCGTTGTTC
This window harbors:
- the rplN gene encoding 50S ribosomal protein L14, with amino-acid sequence MIQMQTNLDVADNSGARRVMCIKVLGGSKRKYAGVGDIIVVSVKEAIPRGRVKKGDVMKAVVVRTAKDVRRPDGSVIRFDRNAAVLINNQKEPIGTRIFGPVPRELRARNHMKIISLAPEVL
- the rplE gene encoding 50S ribosomal protein L5, with the translated sequence MAEARKDGYTPRLRKHYDEVVRAKMIQEFGYTNPMQVPTIEKITINMGVGESTQDSKKATVAAEDLGLIAGQKPVITRARKAIATFKVRENMPIGCKVTLRRQRMYEFMDRLITIALPRVRDFRGLNPKSFDGRGNYALGLREHLVFPEINYDKAQNAWGMDIVVTTTAKTDAEARALLKHFNFPFRQ
- the rplX gene encoding 50S ribosomal protein L24, producing MAAKVKKGDKVVVLTGRDKGRTGEVIQVMPKENRALVRGVNLVKRHQRQTQTQEGGIISKEAAIDLSNLAVADPKDGKPTRVGFRILEDGRKVRFAKRSGDLIDG